The Flavobacterium faecale genomic sequence GTCGAATTGTAGGTTGAGTTATACTATAAGTACCTTTTGTCAAACTTAAATCCCCCCAAGATTCTAAATAATGAGGAACTGCAGCGGCAATGGTACTTACTAAAGCTGTTTCATCTTCTTTCAAAGAAAAAGCAACTGACATTTTAACCTTTTTAAGACCATCTGCAAAGGAAGCAGAATCAGCCAATGTGTAGATAGGATTGACACCACTCATTAATAAGGTATGAACGCTACCTGACTTCATCTCATTAATTAATTGAGCAACTTTTTCATTAGATCCTTTTCTGATTTGTCTCGTGCCTGCAGTTGAAAAAGCAGCACTTGACAATGCATTATTAATTGCAATAACTAATAATTGTGCATTTTTATCTTGAATACCTGAAACCAAAACACCTTGTGCTCCAGCCATTTTCAATTGATTAGCAGCTTTAACTACTTCAGCTTTCACTGTAGCATCTAAAGTAACTGACACATTTGATCCGGTAACAATATTATAAATTTGAACTAAAGCTTGTTTTTGAACTGCTGTAGACATTGCTAAACGCTTATCAGCAGCTGCACCAGACAAAGTCATATTAGCCTCCAACTGGAAGTGACGTGACATTTTTCCGTTTTTAGGAATTCTTCCTTGTGCAAAACCAGTATCATATCCACCACCTTGCCAGTCTCCTAAGAAGTCAGCACCAACAGATACAATTAATCCAGCTTGTGAAAAATCATAATCAACTAAAGCTCTTTCTCCGTAAACAGTTTCAAAAGCATCTAATGCTGCAGAAGACGATACCGCATCATAAACCACATGCTTTGCATTAGGATTTTTTGCAATAAACTCAGCTATTAATTTTTCAGTTGAAGGACTTGCCAAAGTATTAGTCAAAAGAACTACTTGACCACCCTTTGCTTTTGCATCAACTAAACTTGAATTGATTTTTGCAGTAACATTAGACCAAGCTACAGGTTTACCCTCCATCTTTGGTTCTTTCAAACGCATACTATCATATAATGATAACACAGACGCATGAACTCTAGCGTTAGCAGCAAATTTTGCTCCAGAAATAGTATTATTCTCTATCTTAATTGGACGCCCTTCACGTGTTTTAACAAGAAGATTTGCAAAATCAAAACCATCAAACATTGAGGTAGCATAATAATCAGCTACACCAGGAATGATTTGTTCTGGTTGTAATACATAAGGTATCGACTTGTGCACAGGACCTTCGCAAGCAACAAGCGTAGCTGCCGCAGTACTAAATCCAACGTACTTTAAAAAATCACGACGTGATGTTGAAGACGAAGACATCGCCCCTTCATTTCCTAAGAACTCATCGGTAGGAATTGCTTCAACAAATTCGTTATTTTTAAGCGCCTCAACAATAGAACTATTTACGTCTAGTTCCTCAACACTTTTCCAGTATTTTTTGTTTGATGACATTTTATATAAATATTAGAATCTTAATTATTATTTTCTTAAATCAGCAACCTGAAATTTAACTACTTCTTAGTTAACTCTCAAATCTAGTAGTGACATTTACCACACTCTAAACCTCCCATTTGAGCAGCAGTCAACTTATCGACTCCATACTTCTTAGAAAGCTCTTCGTGAATTTTGGTATAATACTCATTACCCTCCATTTTAACATCTGTTTTTCTATGACAATTAATACACCATCCCATAGTTAATGGAGCAAATTGTTTTTGAATCTCATAAGTTTCAACAGGTCCGTGACAAGTTTGACATTCTACACCTGCAACAGTAACGTGTTGTGAGTGATTGAAATAAACAAAATCAGGTAAGTTGTGGATACGAACCCATTTAACTGGTTGTGTTTTTCCAGTATATGATTGCGTATTTCTATCCCAACCAACTGCTGTATACAACTTTTGGATTTGCTCATCATAGAATGCTTTACTGTACTCTGGAGTAGCAGTAGTCTCAGCAACTTCGGCAATGTTCTTATGACAGTTCATACAAACATTCAAAGAAGGAATACCAGCATTTTTACTTACTCTAGCAGCAGAGTGACAATATTTACAATTGATCTCATTATCACCAGCATGAATCCTGTGAGAATAATGAATTGGTTGAATTGGCTCGTAACCTTGATCAACACCAACTTGCATTAAAAATCCGTATACAAGATACCCACTAGCCAACAACATAAAAATTGCTGTAACTAAAACTAAAAATTGATTTTTAGCAAAAGCTCTCCAGATAGGAATAGATTTTTCTTTTTGTGCAATTTCGATTCCGTTTGCATTTGCAACTTTCGTCAAAACTTTATTCACTAAGAATAACATTACCACCAACATTGCCATTACTAAAGCAAGAGCTCCAAGAATAACATTGTTAGATATTCCACCTTCAGCAGGAGCAGCACCACCAGGAGTAGCACCAGCTACAACAGGAGCAGCAGCTTTCTCTTCAGATGTATATGCAATAATATTATCAATGTCTCCTTCTGACAATTGAGGAAAAGCAGTCATTGCAACTTTATTGTTTTCTTCATAAACCTTTACAGCAGCAGCATCACCTGACTTAATAAGTTCAGCACTATTATGAATCCACTTATAAAGCCATGGCATATCATGTTTACCAGCAATACCTCTCAACATAGGCCCTGTAGCCTTAGCATCAAGCTTATGACAAGCAGCACAATTTGCATTAAAAAGTTCTTTCCCTTTTACAGGATCGCCACCTTGCGCGGCCGCAGGAGCTTCAGTTGCAGCTGCAGGAGCAGCATCTTGAGCAAAGGAAGTTAAGGAAAAAGCTAGCGATAAAGCAAAGCTTAAAAATAAATTCCTTGAGATCGAATTATGGTTACCCACCTTTTTCATATTATATAATGATTATCTACTAAAAATTGGCATAGTTTTTAATACTGTAACGCTATAAAAAGCTACCCCTTTATTATAAATCTCGACAAAAATACGACTTATGCGCTATTCACAAAAACCTAAAATAACCTTATTTCCAATTTATACTTATTCTAAATAATAATTCACTTTCACATTACGGCATTAAGCATTACTTTTGTCTAAAAATCATGACATTATGAATATTTTAACAATTAAAAATTTCCTTGCCCCTAGTATTTTACTGTGTTTTTTCACTATTGTTACACTAGGCCAACAATCACAAACAAGCATCAAACAGGATGAAAAATTCGAACAGTTACTAAGTGAAAAACGAAAAATAAACAGCTCAATGGTTGCTAATGAGCGATATAAGATTCAAGTATTTGTTGGAAATAGCGAAGGTGCTCGCAATGCTCTTTATGCTTGTAAACAAGATTTTCCAGAATTGGATGGAAGCATCAACTTTTTTACTCCCAATTATAAGGTTTGGATTGGAAACTTTAGGACTCGACTTGAGGCCGTACGCCATAGTATGGACATTAAAAGAAAATATCCAAATATGCTAATTATAAAACCGCAATAAGACACCGAACTTATTGAATGATGAAATTTCCTTGATAATTCTCTAAAAAATAAACAAACATCTTTCTGGCAGGATAACCTCCTCTAGTTTGCACTACGACTCGGGGATTATTAATCTTTTTGAAATATTGGCGATACAGCACCTTAGGATCTGAATAGCAGTTCGAAAATGTAATGAAATAAGCGTTATCACCTCTTTGCAAAGGCCTTCTAGTTTTGTTTAACCAAAAATAGTTATGAATATCCTCGAGCTTTCCTAAACCTACATAATCCAAATGTAATGGTTGGGCAATATAATTATCAACATGCGCTCCTGGAAACCATTTATTATTAACAATAAAAGTACTAGAATAACCCTTCTGCAAAATATCTTGGTTTCTAAGTTTAGAAAATTCATTTTTAAAAAAATCCCAATCATACATATCTAAGGTCACGTCACGTTTACCTAAGCTACTAGCCTGTTTATCCCCCATAGTACCTGGGAAATAATTAATAACTAAGACCCCTAAAAAACAAATCAGTACTATAAAATAATTTGCATAATACACCCAATTTAAAATAACACTATCCTTTTTCACATCAGACAAGTAACAAGAAACCAAAATAATCAAGGAAACATACCCAGGACCAGACCAATGAGGCAATGTATCCCTAAAAAGGGAAACAGCTAACAAAACGACAATCAAAGGCAATCCCATCAAGATTAGAATGCGCTGAAAACTTACATCAATTGTTATTTTTTTCTTAAAAAAAGCGGTGATTCCAACCGCAATAATCGTACTATTTATTGGATTATTATAAAAAGCTCCTCCCACTACTTCTCGAATAAAACTACTAAAGTTAATTCCGTTTTTGACAACAACGCGATCACTATGAAATTTGTAGGTGATAAAATCATTATCGATATTCCAAAGTATTATTGGCGAAGCAATAAAAACCGTCAACAATAGTGACACATACAAATATGGATTACAAAATAATTGTCTTTCGAATAAAAGAATATAGGCTCCAAATCCAAACCACAAAAAAACTGCATGTACTTTACTCATAATACAGCAACCAACCAAAATCCCAAAGTACACAAGATTACGATTTACTACGCTTTTAGCTTGATGTACCACAACAATTTGCAAAACACAATAAATACTAAGAATCCAAAAAAATAATTGAGGCGTATCAGGTAAAATGAATATGCCAGCGATAATACTAGAATAAAGTGAAGAAGTGAAAAGTAATGCTGCAAGAATACCTGCCCTTTCCCCTTTAATTTTTTTACCGATTTTATAAATAAAAAAAGTATTCACTCCAGCTAATATAATTGGACCTAAACGAATAAAAAATTCTGATGTAAAATATAAATTGAATGTCGTCAACTTAATCAACAAGGTCACTAAAGGAGGATGATCAAAATAATTCCACTGTAGGTGATGCGCATAAGATAGATAATATACTTCATCATTGCCTAATGACATTGAACAAGCTACAATCACACGTATTAATGTAGAAATAAGAATAATTAGGTAAATAGTTTTTTTTGAAGTCATTTTAAATTTTGAAAGTATAAAAAGAATTTGCTCCAAAATTCCAGAAAAAAACCAAGACAGTAACAACAACTTTACAAACATAAAAATTGATGGAAGTCCGTTTTTGCAAAAAATACAAAACACTTGTATTAATACTAAAGCCAATAACTGCAATAACTAAAAAGCTAATAAATTGTGCAGCTATATGCGGATCATTATCTTGAAAGGTAAAATATTTGTTCAAAAGATAATTATTGGTTACCCCAAATAAAAAGCCAAATCCATTTGCCACAAATTTATTCCACTTTAATTTTTCTTTACAGAACCATGTAACAGAAAAATCAAGGATTAAACCTGAAAACCCCACAAGACCAAATTTCAGAAATTTTACAAGATCCATATTATACTTAATTAAAATAGGGATTAGGGAATTCTGAATCTGAGGTTTGTGTGACTTTCTTCCATTTTCGAATCAATGGACTGGACAATATTATTTTTACCCAAATTACAGAGAGAGATCCAAACAAAACCCCTATGACAGCTCCCACAAATACATCTATCAAAAAATGATGAGCCAGATAAATACGTGAATACCCTACCAACATACTAGCCAACAATAAACAAATACAAACAGCTTTTTTACGACAGTATAAACTTAAGACAGTAGCAAATGCAAAAAACGAAGCTGTATGACCTGATGGAAAACTACTAAAACCAATACGACTAGAAGAAAACGTATCTACAACATAAGAAACCTTATGAATACCGAAGTAAACACTCGGTCTTGGCGCACTAACTATATTTTTTAAAAGCTGAGAAAACAATCCTGAACTAATATAAGACAACAGTAAAACGAAAGCCAAAAAACGATACTGCTTCATAAACAGCAAAAGTACAACGGTCAACAAAATAAACCAACCATCACCAAATAGTGTAATGTTTTCGAAAAAGGACCTTAGAAAGATGGTATGACACTGATTCAGCCAAATAAAACCTTCTGTTCTCGAAAAAAAGAGCAACAAGAAAACTACAAAGAAGATCAGAAGAAGTTGTAGCCCGTAGAATAATTTATTTTGATTGATAACAATAAAAAGTGCTTTCATTTTACAAAAAATTAAGTTCTTGTAAAACTAGCAGACAAATGTTTTTAAACCGTCAAGCCAACTTTGTAAAAATACAATCAAATCTTTAACCCAAGGTTAGCAATGAAAACTTAAAGTTAAGCATCTATAAAAAGCATTTAACAAATTATAAACTGAAACATTTTCGAAAAAGAAAACAAAACCATCAAATCAATTCGCTAGGTCTAACATTCTTTTGCTTTTTGAAGTAATTAGATAAATGACTTTCGTCGGTAAACCGAAATTCATGAGCAATTTGCTTCATAGACATTTGTTTGCTCAAAATTCGTTTCTCAATTAATTTGACACGCAAAGTATTAATGTAGTCGCGATAACTGATTAAAAACTTTCGTTTAAAATAGGTACCGAAGTAACTTTCTGAAATATTAAAATGAGAGGCAATTACTTTGATTTGAATTAAACGAGGATTATAAATATTTTGATGAATATAGCTTATTATCATCTCGTTATCGATACCACTGCCTGAAATTTTAAGGTTCATGATCGAAAGCGTCTCCTTAATCAAACCAAAAATTGAAAGAATTTGATAGAATATAATAGCCGAGGTAGAAATATCACCTTTACTACTATACGACATAATATTTTCAATAGTATTTTTTAAAATTAAACTACACGGAAATCCTAATTCCAACACATTTTCCTTCAAAACTTTGTCTCGCATAAAACTCTCTGGCGTATTCAGTAAAAACTCATCACAAGAAAGCTTCTTATTCGAATCGAAATAATTATCAGTGAACTTAATAAATATAAAGCGAGTACGCTCCTTAATATCAAAGTAATGTTCATCATCTGGTGACAATACAAACAAATCACCAGCTTTATACTGCAACAAGTTCGCGTTCAAATGATGCACACCACTCCCCTTGACAATATAAATTATCTCATAATAGGTATGACTATGTGTAGGTAAATGAAACTGATCTTCTTCAAATTCATCCAAAAGTAAGGTCTCAAACTGACGTAATTTATGCATAACCGATATTTACAATTAAACAGCGCAAATTTACAACTAAAATAGGTACGAGAATGAATAATTTTGAGCTGTAAAAATATCTAAACAATTAAAATGAAAAAGAGCCTTCTATCCCTTACCCTAGGCGGATTAACGATCGGGATAACCGAATTTGTAATGATGGGTTTACTACCTGATATTGCAAACGATTTAGATGTAAGCATACCTGTTGCCGGATACTTAATATCCGCTTATGCTTTTGGCGTTGTAATTGGAGCGCCATTATTAGTTATTCTAACTCGAAATCTACCTCCAAAAAAAACCTTATTAATTCTGACTGCCTTGCTAGCACTATTCAACTCCTTATGTATCATTGCACCGAATTATAACTTTTTATTCCTGGCGCGGTTTCTATCAGGGTTACCACATGGAGCATTCTTTGGTGTTGGAGCCGTTGTAGCAAGTCGACTTGCAGAAAAAGGCAAAGAAGCACAAGCCATATCGGTCATGTTTCTCGGGCTTACTATAGCAAACGTAGTAGGTGTCCCCATTGGTACATATATAGGACATCACTTTACATGGCGATACACCTTTATTATAGTAGGTGTTATAGGCACAATCACGTTGCTGTGCATACAATTCTGGATGCCAAAGATAGAAGCAGCCGAAGCGGGAAATATAAAAAGTCAACTACAGTTTTTCAAGAAACCAGAATCCTGGCTCGTAATCTTAATAACTGCGGTAGGATCAGGTGGATTCTTTTGCTGGATAAGCTACATCGCACCATTATTAACCAAAGTGTCTGGATTTAAAGAAGCTGACGTACCTTATATTTTGATCCTTGCAGGTCTAGGAATGGTGGTAGGAAATATAATCGGTGGAAAACTAGCAGACAAATTCTCTCCAGAAAAAACTACAATTTACATCTTGCTAGCAATTGCACTAGATTTAACGTTGGTATTTTTCCTTTCTAGCCATACAATAATCAGTTTACTTTTAGTTTTTACAACAGGAAGCTTGGCAATTGCATTAATTGCACCGGTACAAATGATGATGATTAGAACAGCTGTCGGCGCGGAAATGATCGCATCAGCCACTATACAAGCAGCCTTCAATATCGGTAATGCACTTGGCGCATTTCTCGGAGGATTACCCTTAGTTGCAGGCTACAGTTATGCCTCACCTAACTTGGTTGGTGTAGTGATGTCATTACTTGGTGTATCACTAACTATTCTTTTTATAAAAAGAAAGAAACATGCAGCAAAGGTTGTCACAACTTAAGAAACTGCTATTAAGTAATAAAGCAGACCTTGAACAGTCACAACAAGACACAAAAAAACCGCCTCTCTCACGAAAGGCGGTTTTTGTTTATTCGTTTATAACATTTCCATTTTTGTCATAGAAATGATATTCCAAGTACGTGTAAGCGTCACGTGGTATGATTTTAACCCATTTTTTATGTTCAAAAAACCATTTTGAACGTAATGATGGAAAACCTTTACTGAGGTATGCAGCCACAAACGGATGTGTATTTAATACAACATTGCTATGGATTTTTAATAATCTATCAAGATCAGATTTAATTTTGTCGATGATTAAGATTGGTGCTTCAATTTCACCATTCACATCGTTTGGATCTTCTTCTCTAGTTTTAATGTTTACTTCAGGTCTTACTCTTTGTCTTGTAATTTGAACAAGTCCAAATTTACTAGGAGGCAAGATCTTATGCTTCGCTTTATCATCATTCATTTCTTCTCTAAGGAAGTCGAATAAGACTTTACGATTCTCTGGATTAGACATA encodes the following:
- a CDS encoding c-type cytochrome, which translates into the protein MKKVGNHNSISRNLFLSFALSLAFSLTSFAQDAAPAAATEAPAAAQGGDPVKGKELFNANCAACHKLDAKATGPMLRGIAGKHDMPWLYKWIHNSAELIKSGDAAAVKVYEENNKVAMTAFPQLSEGDIDNIIAYTSEEKAAAPVVAGATPGGAAPAEGGISNNVILGALALVMAMLVVMLFLVNKVLTKVANANGIEIAQKEKSIPIWRAFAKNQFLVLVTAIFMLLASGYLVYGFLMQVGVDQGYEPIQPIHYSHRIHAGDNEINCKYCHSAARVSKNAGIPSLNVCMNCHKNIAEVAETTATPEYSKAFYDEQIQKLYTAVGWDRNTQSYTGKTQPVKWVRIHNLPDFVYFNHSQHVTVAGVECQTCHGPVETYEIQKQFAPLTMGWCINCHRKTDVKMEGNEYYTKIHEELSKKYGVDKLTAAQMGGLECGKCHY
- a CDS encoding SPOR domain-containing protein, yielding MNILTIKNFLAPSILLCFFTIVTLGQQSQTSIKQDEKFEQLLSEKRKINSSMVANERYKIQVFVGNSEGARNALYACKQDFPELDGSINFFTPNYKVWIGNFRTRLEAVRHSMDIKRKYPNMLIIKPQ
- a CDS encoding ArnT family glycosyltransferase, whose translation is MTSKKTIYLIILISTLIRVIVACSMSLGNDEVYYLSYAHHLQWNYFDHPPLVTLLIKLTTFNLYFTSEFFIRLGPIILAGVNTFFIYKIGKKIKGERAGILAALLFTSSLYSSIIAGIFILPDTPQLFFWILSIYCVLQIVVVHQAKSVVNRNLVYFGILVGCCIMSKVHAVFLWFGFGAYILLFERQLFCNPYLYVSLLLTVFIASPIILWNIDNDFITYKFHSDRVVVKNGINFSSFIREVVGGAFYNNPINSTIIAVGITAFFKKKITIDVSFQRILILMGLPLIVVLLAVSLFRDTLPHWSGPGYVSLIILVSCYLSDVKKDSVILNWVYYANYFIVLICFLGVLVINYFPGTMGDKQASSLGKRDVTLDMYDWDFFKNEFSKLRNQDILQKGYSSTFIVNNKWFPGAHVDNYIAQPLHLDYVGLGKLEDIHNYFWLNKTRRPLQRGDNAYFITFSNCYSDPKVLYRQYFKKINNPRVVVQTRGGYPARKMFVYFLENYQGNFIIQ
- a CDS encoding GtrA family protein codes for the protein MDLVKFLKFGLVGFSGLILDFSVTWFCKEKLKWNKFVANGFGFLFGVTNNYLLNKYFTFQDNDPHIAAQFISFLVIAVIGFSINTSVLYFLQKRTSINFYVCKVVVTVLVFFWNFGANSFYTFKI
- a CDS encoding phosphatase PAP2 family protein, with amino-acid sequence MKALFIVINQNKLFYGLQLLLIFFVVFLLLFFSRTEGFIWLNQCHTIFLRSFFENITLFGDGWFILLTVVLLLFMKQYRFLAFVLLLSYISSGLFSQLLKNIVSAPRPSVYFGIHKVSYVVDTFSSSRIGFSSFPSGHTASFFAFATVLSLYCRKKAVCICLLLASMLVGYSRIYLAHHFLIDVFVGAVIGVLFGSLSVIWVKIILSSPLIRKWKKVTQTSDSEFPNPYFN
- a CDS encoding AraC family transcriptional regulator — translated: MHKLRQFETLLLDEFEEDQFHLPTHSHTYYEIIYIVKGSGVHHLNANLLQYKAGDLFVLSPDDEHYFDIKERTRFIFIKFTDNYFDSNKKLSCDEFLLNTPESFMRDKVLKENVLELGFPCSLILKNTIENIMSYSSKGDISTSAIIFYQILSIFGLIKETLSIMNLKISGSGIDNEMIISYIHQNIYNPRLIQIKVIASHFNISESYFGTYFKRKFLISYRDYINTLRVKLIEKRILSKQMSMKQIAHEFRFTDESHLSNYFKKQKNVRPSELI
- a CDS encoding MFS transporter; this encodes MKKSLLSLTLGGLTIGITEFVMMGLLPDIANDLDVSIPVAGYLISAYAFGVVIGAPLLVILTRNLPPKKTLLILTALLALFNSLCIIAPNYNFLFLARFLSGLPHGAFFGVGAVVASRLAEKGKEAQAISVMFLGLTIANVVGVPIGTYIGHHFTWRYTFIIVGVIGTITLLCIQFWMPKIEAAEAGNIKSQLQFFKKPESWLVILITAVGSGGFFCWISYIAPLLTKVSGFKEADVPYILILAGLGMVVGNIIGGKLADKFSPEKTTIYILLAIALDLTLVFFLSSHTIISLLLVFTTGSLAIALIAPVQMMMIRTAVGAEMIASATIQAAFNIGNALGAFLGGLPLVAGYSYASPNLVGVVMSLLGVSLTILFIKRKKHAAKVVTT